From the Hevea brasiliensis isolate MT/VB/25A 57/8 chromosome 15, ASM3005281v1, whole genome shotgun sequence genome, one window contains:
- the LOC110632778 gene encoding uncharacterized protein LOC110632778 isoform X2, with the protein MGAVPSTPQRPQDTAEYLIGSFVGEKSFPLGSDFWQKLLELPLNLRWPTDRVQEACQLFAQNNCYTRHLAKILIHLAQCLQNSISTSGAPSPIYMKAVNAVYISSVFLKYLIENVQNNNSEDLYLSLDEREPVPEGFIIDLNIENVVMLNVLSFIGSVDVSTKTYLLHQELLNFMLVAMSTQLLYGLSPGLTDMNPFIDAAMVQESSLVSLVVRRLLLNYIVRPRIPLNSTSYPVFSEGSQPGVLQRVGSAAATFVFLPFNYLASSNGEAKRNTLADCSLHVLLILNYYHKCMVGDVSVTDRSDDSAASDAKANTYFSDNPYCKALENARDIEFDRVDIEGNTHNGSLVRLPFASLFDTLGACLGDETAVLLLYTLVIGNSDFLEYVLVRTDLDTLLMPILETLYNASKRTSNHIYILLIILLILSQDSSFNTSIHKMILRSVPWYQEHLLHQTSLGSLMVIILTRTVKYNLSKLRDLYLHTTCLATLANMAPQVHRLSAYASQRLVGLFYMLSRKYNKLAEKIDDKIGKNGSVQEGSLAEDMSAELHIYTDFLRIVLEILNAILTYALPRNPEVVYAIMHRQELFHPFKNHPRFNELIENIYMVLDFFNSRMDAHTKDGEWSVEKVLQLVIINCRSWRGEGMKMFTQLHFSYEQESHPEEFFTPYIWRLALTH; encoded by the exons ATGGGAGCAGTGCCTTCAACGCCGCAACGCCCGCAAGACACGGCGGAGTACCTAATTGGCTCATTTGTCGGCGAAAAATCTTTCCCTCTTGGTTCAGATTTCTGGCAGAAACTTCTCGAACTCCCTCTCAATCTCCGTTGGCCCACTGATCGTGTCCAGGAAGCCTGCCAGCTCTTTG CACAAAACAACTGTTATACTAGGCATCTTGCGAAGATTTTGATTCACCTAGCACAATGTTTGCAAAATTCCATTTCAACTTCTGGTGCACCATCCCCAATTTATATGAAGGCGGTTAATGCAGTGTACATTTCATCTGTTTTCTTGAAGTACTTAATTGAAAATGTCCAGAACAACAACAGTGAGGACTTGTATCTGTCATTGGACGAAAGAGAACCAGTACCAGAGGGTTTCATAATAG ATCTAAACATTGAGAATGTTGTCATGCTTAATGTGCTTAGCTTTATTGGTTCTGTAGATGTAAG CACGAAAACATACCTCCTACATCAGGAGTTGCTTAACTTCATGCTTGTTGCAATGTCAACCCAACTTCTTTATGGCCTATCTCCAGGACTGACGGATATGAATCCTTTTATTGATGCAGCAATGGTTCAG GAAAGTTCTTTGGTGAGTTTGGTTGTTCGCAGACTGCTACTCAATTATATAGTGCGACCTCGCATCCCATTGAACAGTACATCTTATCCTGTATTTTCTGAAGGGAGTCAGCCTGGGGTTTTGCAGAGAGTTGGTTCTGCAGCTG CAACTTTTGTATTCCTGCCATTCAATTATTTGGCCAGTTCAAATGGTGAAGCCAAAAGAAATACATTGGCAGACTGCAGTCTTCATGTCTTGCTCATACTTAATTATTATCATAAATGCATGGTGGGTGATGTGTCTGTAACAGACAGAAGTGATGACAGTGCTGCTTCAGATGCCAAAGCAAATACATATTTCTCTGACAATCCTTACTGCAAAGCATTAGAAAATGCAAGGGATATTGAAT TTGATCGTGTAGATATTGAAGGGAACACACACAATGGGTCGCTTGTGCGATTGCCATTTGCATCTCTATTTGATACTCTTGGCGC GTGTTTGGGTGATGAAACTGCAGTCCTATTACTTTACACATTGGTGATTGGAAACTCTGACTTTTTGGAGTATGTTTTAGTGCGAACTGATTTGGATACATTG CTGATGCCCATTCTAGAGACGCTATACAATGCTTCAAAGAGAACATCTAATCATATATACATCTTGTTGATTATACTTCTTATACTGAGTCAAGATTCTTCTTTTAACACAAGCATTCACAAGATG ATACTGCGTAGTGTTCCATGGTATCAAGAGCACCTTCTTCATCAGACATCTCTTGGTTCCCTAATGGTCATAATTCTTACAAGGACTGTGAAGTATAACCTATCTAAGCTGAGG GATCTCTATCTCCATACAACTTGTCTAGCGACTTTGGCAAACATGGCTCCTCAGGTCCACCGTTTGAGTGCATATGCGTCACAAAGACTAGTTGGCCTTTTCTACATGCTGTCTCGCAA GTACAACAAACTTGCAGAAAAGATAGATGATAAGATAGGAAAGAATGGCTCAGTTCAAGAAGGCAGCCTTGCTGAAGATATG TCTGCTGAGTTGCATATTTACACTGACTTCCTGAGAATTGTCCTTGAAATATTAAATGCAATCTTGACTTATGCCCTGCCACGCAATCCTGAG GTTGTTTATGCTATAATGCACAGGCAGGAACTTTTTCATCCATTCAAGAATCACCCACGCTTCAAtgaattgattgaaaatatttacATG GTTTTAGATTTCTTTAATAGTCGCATGGATGCACATACAAAAGATGGGGAATGGTCCGTAGAGAAAGTCCTCCAGCTTGTAATTATTAATTGTCGATCATGGCGAGGTGAAGGAATGAAG ATGTTTACTCAATTACATTTCTCATACGAACAAGAGAGTCATCCAGAGGAGTTCTTCACTCCATATATTTGGCGGCTGGCTTTGACCCACTG
- the LOC110632778 gene encoding uncharacterized protein LOC110632778 isoform X3, whose protein sequence is MGAVPSTPQRPQDTAEYLIGSFVGEKSFPLGSDFWQKLLELPLNLRWPTDRVQEACQLFAQNNCYTRHLAKILIHLAQCLQNSISTSGAPSPIYMKAVNAVYISSVFLKYLIENVQNNNSEDLYLSLDEREPVPEGFIIGLTDMNPFIDAAMVQESSLVSLVVRRLLLNYIVRPRIPLNSTSYPVFSEGSQPGVLQRVGSAAATFVFLPFNYLASSNGEAKRNTLADCSLHVLLILNYYHKCMVGDVSVTDRSDDSAASDAKANTYFSDNPYCKALENARDIEFDRVDIEGNTHNGSLVRLPFASLFDTLGACLGDETAVLLLYTLVIGNSDFLEYVLVRTDLDTLLMPILETLYNASKRTSNHIYILLIILLILSQDSSFNTSIHKMILRSVPWYQEHLLHQTSLGSLMVIILTRTVKYNLSKLRDLYLHTTCLATLANMAPQVHRLSAYASQRLVGLFYMLSRKYNKLAEKIDDKIGKNGSVQEGSLAEDMSAELHIYTDFLRIVLEILNAILTYALPRNPEVVYAIMHRQELFHPFKNHPRFNELIENIYMVLDFFNSRMDAHTKDGEWSVEKVLQLVIINCRSWRGEGMKMFTQLHFSYEQESHPEEFFTPYIWRLALTHCGFSFNPGTINLFPVDLSGEKLNDYGGKFDKHQNGQLDQHVQLDV, encoded by the exons ATGGGAGCAGTGCCTTCAACGCCGCAACGCCCGCAAGACACGGCGGAGTACCTAATTGGCTCATTTGTCGGCGAAAAATCTTTCCCTCTTGGTTCAGATTTCTGGCAGAAACTTCTCGAACTCCCTCTCAATCTCCGTTGGCCCACTGATCGTGTCCAGGAAGCCTGCCAGCTCTTTG CACAAAACAACTGTTATACTAGGCATCTTGCGAAGATTTTGATTCACCTAGCACAATGTTTGCAAAATTCCATTTCAACTTCTGGTGCACCATCCCCAATTTATATGAAGGCGGTTAATGCAGTGTACATTTCATCTGTTTTCTTGAAGTACTTAATTGAAAATGTCCAGAACAACAACAGTGAGGACTTGTATCTGTCATTGGACGAAAGAGAACCAGTACCAGAGGGTTTCATAATAG GACTGACGGATATGAATCCTTTTATTGATGCAGCAATGGTTCAG GAAAGTTCTTTGGTGAGTTTGGTTGTTCGCAGACTGCTACTCAATTATATAGTGCGACCTCGCATCCCATTGAACAGTACATCTTATCCTGTATTTTCTGAAGGGAGTCAGCCTGGGGTTTTGCAGAGAGTTGGTTCTGCAGCTG CAACTTTTGTATTCCTGCCATTCAATTATTTGGCCAGTTCAAATGGTGAAGCCAAAAGAAATACATTGGCAGACTGCAGTCTTCATGTCTTGCTCATACTTAATTATTATCATAAATGCATGGTGGGTGATGTGTCTGTAACAGACAGAAGTGATGACAGTGCTGCTTCAGATGCCAAAGCAAATACATATTTCTCTGACAATCCTTACTGCAAAGCATTAGAAAATGCAAGGGATATTGAAT TTGATCGTGTAGATATTGAAGGGAACACACACAATGGGTCGCTTGTGCGATTGCCATTTGCATCTCTATTTGATACTCTTGGCGC GTGTTTGGGTGATGAAACTGCAGTCCTATTACTTTACACATTGGTGATTGGAAACTCTGACTTTTTGGAGTATGTTTTAGTGCGAACTGATTTGGATACATTG CTGATGCCCATTCTAGAGACGCTATACAATGCTTCAAAGAGAACATCTAATCATATATACATCTTGTTGATTATACTTCTTATACTGAGTCAAGATTCTTCTTTTAACACAAGCATTCACAAGATG ATACTGCGTAGTGTTCCATGGTATCAAGAGCACCTTCTTCATCAGACATCTCTTGGTTCCCTAATGGTCATAATTCTTACAAGGACTGTGAAGTATAACCTATCTAAGCTGAGG GATCTCTATCTCCATACAACTTGTCTAGCGACTTTGGCAAACATGGCTCCTCAGGTCCACCGTTTGAGTGCATATGCGTCACAAAGACTAGTTGGCCTTTTCTACATGCTGTCTCGCAA GTACAACAAACTTGCAGAAAAGATAGATGATAAGATAGGAAAGAATGGCTCAGTTCAAGAAGGCAGCCTTGCTGAAGATATG TCTGCTGAGTTGCATATTTACACTGACTTCCTGAGAATTGTCCTTGAAATATTAAATGCAATCTTGACTTATGCCCTGCCACGCAATCCTGAG GTTGTTTATGCTATAATGCACAGGCAGGAACTTTTTCATCCATTCAAGAATCACCCACGCTTCAAtgaattgattgaaaatatttacATG GTTTTAGATTTCTTTAATAGTCGCATGGATGCACATACAAAAGATGGGGAATGGTCCGTAGAGAAAGTCCTCCAGCTTGTAATTATTAATTGTCGATCATGGCGAGGTGAAGGAATGAAG ATGTTTACTCAATTACATTTCTCATACGAACAAGAGAGTCATCCAGAGGAGTTCTTCACTCCATATATTTGGCGGCTGGCTTTGACCCACTG TGGATTCAGCTTTAATCCCGGTACCATAAATTTATTTCCTGTTGACTTGTCAGGGGAA
- the LOC110632778 gene encoding uncharacterized protein LOC110632778 isoform X1: MGAVPSTPQRPQDTAEYLIGSFVGEKSFPLGSDFWQKLLELPLNLRWPTDRVQEACQLFAQNNCYTRHLAKILIHLAQCLQNSISTSGAPSPIYMKAVNAVYISSVFLKYLIENVQNNNSEDLYLSLDEREPVPEGFIIDLNIENVVMLNVLSFIGSVDVSTKTYLLHQELLNFMLVAMSTQLLYGLSPGLTDMNPFIDAAMVQESSLVSLVVRRLLLNYIVRPRIPLNSTSYPVFSEGSQPGVLQRVGSAAATFVFLPFNYLASSNGEAKRNTLADCSLHVLLILNYYHKCMVGDVSVTDRSDDSAASDAKANTYFSDNPYCKALENARDIEFDRVDIEGNTHNGSLVRLPFASLFDTLGACLGDETAVLLLYTLVIGNSDFLEYVLVRTDLDTLLMPILETLYNASKRTSNHIYILLIILLILSQDSSFNTSIHKMILRSVPWYQEHLLHQTSLGSLMVIILTRTVKYNLSKLRDLYLHTTCLATLANMAPQVHRLSAYASQRLVGLFYMLSRKYNKLAEKIDDKIGKNGSVQEGSLAEDMSAELHIYTDFLRIVLEILNAILTYALPRNPEVVYAIMHRQELFHPFKNHPRFNELIENIYMVLDFFNSRMDAHTKDGEWSVEKVLQLVIINCRSWRGEGMKMFTQLHFSYEQESHPEEFFTPYIWRLALTHCGFSFNPGTINLFPVDLSGEKLNDYGGKFDKHQNGQLDQHVQLDV, from the exons ATGGGAGCAGTGCCTTCAACGCCGCAACGCCCGCAAGACACGGCGGAGTACCTAATTGGCTCATTTGTCGGCGAAAAATCTTTCCCTCTTGGTTCAGATTTCTGGCAGAAACTTCTCGAACTCCCTCTCAATCTCCGTTGGCCCACTGATCGTGTCCAGGAAGCCTGCCAGCTCTTTG CACAAAACAACTGTTATACTAGGCATCTTGCGAAGATTTTGATTCACCTAGCACAATGTTTGCAAAATTCCATTTCAACTTCTGGTGCACCATCCCCAATTTATATGAAGGCGGTTAATGCAGTGTACATTTCATCTGTTTTCTTGAAGTACTTAATTGAAAATGTCCAGAACAACAACAGTGAGGACTTGTATCTGTCATTGGACGAAAGAGAACCAGTACCAGAGGGTTTCATAATAG ATCTAAACATTGAGAATGTTGTCATGCTTAATGTGCTTAGCTTTATTGGTTCTGTAGATGTAAG CACGAAAACATACCTCCTACATCAGGAGTTGCTTAACTTCATGCTTGTTGCAATGTCAACCCAACTTCTTTATGGCCTATCTCCAGGACTGACGGATATGAATCCTTTTATTGATGCAGCAATGGTTCAG GAAAGTTCTTTGGTGAGTTTGGTTGTTCGCAGACTGCTACTCAATTATATAGTGCGACCTCGCATCCCATTGAACAGTACATCTTATCCTGTATTTTCTGAAGGGAGTCAGCCTGGGGTTTTGCAGAGAGTTGGTTCTGCAGCTG CAACTTTTGTATTCCTGCCATTCAATTATTTGGCCAGTTCAAATGGTGAAGCCAAAAGAAATACATTGGCAGACTGCAGTCTTCATGTCTTGCTCATACTTAATTATTATCATAAATGCATGGTGGGTGATGTGTCTGTAACAGACAGAAGTGATGACAGTGCTGCTTCAGATGCCAAAGCAAATACATATTTCTCTGACAATCCTTACTGCAAAGCATTAGAAAATGCAAGGGATATTGAAT TTGATCGTGTAGATATTGAAGGGAACACACACAATGGGTCGCTTGTGCGATTGCCATTTGCATCTCTATTTGATACTCTTGGCGC GTGTTTGGGTGATGAAACTGCAGTCCTATTACTTTACACATTGGTGATTGGAAACTCTGACTTTTTGGAGTATGTTTTAGTGCGAACTGATTTGGATACATTG CTGATGCCCATTCTAGAGACGCTATACAATGCTTCAAAGAGAACATCTAATCATATATACATCTTGTTGATTATACTTCTTATACTGAGTCAAGATTCTTCTTTTAACACAAGCATTCACAAGATG ATACTGCGTAGTGTTCCATGGTATCAAGAGCACCTTCTTCATCAGACATCTCTTGGTTCCCTAATGGTCATAATTCTTACAAGGACTGTGAAGTATAACCTATCTAAGCTGAGG GATCTCTATCTCCATACAACTTGTCTAGCGACTTTGGCAAACATGGCTCCTCAGGTCCACCGTTTGAGTGCATATGCGTCACAAAGACTAGTTGGCCTTTTCTACATGCTGTCTCGCAA GTACAACAAACTTGCAGAAAAGATAGATGATAAGATAGGAAAGAATGGCTCAGTTCAAGAAGGCAGCCTTGCTGAAGATATG TCTGCTGAGTTGCATATTTACACTGACTTCCTGAGAATTGTCCTTGAAATATTAAATGCAATCTTGACTTATGCCCTGCCACGCAATCCTGAG GTTGTTTATGCTATAATGCACAGGCAGGAACTTTTTCATCCATTCAAGAATCACCCACGCTTCAAtgaattgattgaaaatatttacATG GTTTTAGATTTCTTTAATAGTCGCATGGATGCACATACAAAAGATGGGGAATGGTCCGTAGAGAAAGTCCTCCAGCTTGTAATTATTAATTGTCGATCATGGCGAGGTGAAGGAATGAAG ATGTTTACTCAATTACATTTCTCATACGAACAAGAGAGTCATCCAGAGGAGTTCTTCACTCCATATATTTGGCGGCTGGCTTTGACCCACTG TGGATTCAGCTTTAATCCCGGTACCATAAATTTATTTCCTGTTGACTTGTCAGGGGAA